The following are encoded in a window of Limibacter armeniacum genomic DNA:
- a CDS encoding metal-dependent hydrolase: MKITYYGHSCVGVEVAGKHLLFDPFITPNELAKHIDVNKVPADYILLSHGHQDHVADVELIAKNTGAKVVGVFEVVSWFTEKGIKNGMGMNTGGIAALESGITIKMVNAVHSSSLPDGSYGGNPVGFVVTTPEGNFYFAGDTALTMDMQLIPDYAKIDIAMLPIGDFFTMGVQDAITAAKFVKTDKVIGLHYNTFPPISIDTEAAISNFKDADITLSLPQIGLAKSY, encoded by the coding sequence ATGAAAATCACTTATTATGGTCATTCATGTGTAGGAGTTGAAGTAGCAGGTAAACATTTGCTTTTTGACCCATTTATCACGCCAAATGAATTAGCCAAACACATTGATGTAAACAAAGTCCCTGCAGATTACATCTTGCTTTCACATGGGCATCAGGATCATGTTGCAGACGTTGAGCTGATTGCTAAAAATACAGGAGCTAAAGTCGTAGGTGTATTCGAAGTAGTGTCTTGGTTTACTGAAAAAGGCATCAAAAACGGAATGGGGATGAATACAGGAGGTATTGCAGCACTTGAAAGTGGAATCACTATCAAGATGGTAAATGCAGTCCACTCAAGCAGCCTTCCTGATGGTTCATATGGAGGTAATCCTGTTGGTTTTGTAGTGACTACTCCTGAAGGAAACTTTTATTTTGCAGGTGATACGGCATTGACTATGGACATGCAACTGATTCCGGACTATGCCAAAATTGATATTGCAATGCTGCCTATTGGTGACTTCTTTACAATGGGAGTACAGGATGCCATAACAGCTGCAAAATTCGTAAAAACAGATAAGGTGATAGGGCTACATTACAATACCTTTCCTCCTATCTCCATTGACACTGAGGCTGCTATTTCAAACTTCAAGGACGCTGACATTACACTTTCACTTCCTCAAATCGGCTTAGCTAAATCTTATTAA
- a CDS encoding sensor histidine kinase, which yields MYLLNTLNPLEAFTPSHSTPIEKAGQLETELKPLLDGLHILFHSQEIFQSTTGLLAVLKADGQLIFRQGEALLKDQGTALSATEAFGHIPSLLACISLGLKGEASSCTVTEGRDCYKVCCKPVINAVGDVVWLFLIATEEEMDKTKGMITSSQLNKAVAISRTAIVDIDLSNHRVSMNSEAYKLFEVPRGKVELGTLGSMLLLDDVARLSDYLLKLDEEDCLELHHAICTAKQNRKFVHCRLEAIKGEDGIMEKVFAVFVDETQQVMQQLVVEEMNDKLHQILESISEAFFTVDMEGNIQYINHVAERVFSRMRKDLIGKVIWECFPEMVNTTIYQKLLQVIKTRTGEKFDFYYPEMNKWYDIRISFSRGSITIILNDITHHKMVAESLHEINRSKDRFFSIIAHDLKSPFNSMVGMAEVLDLDEHRMSKEELTSVLRYFLNSTRKMHRLVDNLLNWSKLQMEHERLVYKPVVLYDVATFVLEIYQGTASEKEIQFYNGFEKGKSIVADFDVVETVLRNLVSNALKFTRKGGRIELGVCECFGGDCIYVKDTGVGMSDDIVQKLFKLGEKVSYDGTNGENGTGLGLAICYDLIRKHKGKIWVESREGVGSTFFFSLSEENTENFF from the coding sequence ATGTATTTATTAAACACTTTAAACCCATTGGAAGCATTCACCCCTTCACATTCAACTCCAATCGAAAAAGCCGGACAGCTAGAGACCGAGTTAAAGCCCTTACTTGATGGGTTACACATACTTTTCCATTCTCAAGAAATTTTTCAATCCACAACTGGCTTATTGGCAGTGCTGAAAGCGGACGGTCAGCTTATTTTTAGACAAGGAGAAGCTTTGCTGAAAGATCAAGGGACAGCATTGTCAGCAACTGAGGCTTTTGGGCATATTCCTAGTTTGCTTGCCTGTATTTCTCTTGGATTAAAAGGAGAAGCATCATCTTGTACTGTGACAGAGGGGCGTGATTGTTATAAGGTTTGTTGTAAGCCGGTAATCAATGCAGTTGGGGATGTGGTATGGCTTTTTTTGATTGCTACGGAGGAAGAAATGGATAAGACTAAAGGTATGATTACTTCTAGTCAGCTTAACAAGGCAGTTGCAATCAGTCGTACAGCCATTGTAGATATTGATTTGTCTAACCATCGTGTTTCCATGAACAGTGAGGCTTATAAGTTATTTGAAGTTCCGAGAGGGAAAGTGGAATTGGGGACTTTAGGTAGTATGTTGTTACTTGATGATGTAGCGAGACTTTCTGATTATCTACTGAAGCTAGATGAGGAAGATTGTTTGGAGTTACATCATGCCATCTGTACTGCTAAGCAAAACAGAAAGTTCGTCCATTGTCGTTTGGAAGCCATCAAGGGGGAGGATGGTATAATGGAAAAAGTGTTTGCTGTATTTGTGGATGAGACACAGCAGGTAATGCAGCAATTGGTAGTGGAAGAGATGAATGATAAACTCCATCAGATCTTGGAGAGCATATCGGAAGCCTTTTTTACGGTAGATATGGAGGGGAATATTCAGTATATAAACCATGTAGCGGAAAGGGTATTTAGCAGAATGCGTAAAGACCTTATAGGGAAAGTTATTTGGGAGTGTTTTCCTGAGATGGTGAATACCACAATATATCAAAAGCTATTACAGGTTATCAAAACAAGGACTGGTGAAAAGTTTGATTTTTACTATCCTGAAATGAATAAATGGTATGACATAAGGATTTCCTTCTCAAGGGGTAGTATTACGATTATTCTCAATGATATAACCCATCATAAAATGGTGGCAGAATCACTGCATGAGATCAACAGATCAAAAGATAGGTTCTTTTCTATTATTGCGCATGACCTGAAATCACCATTCAATAGTATGGTTGGGATGGCTGAGGTTTTGGATTTGGACGAGCACCGTATGTCCAAGGAGGAGTTGACTTCCGTGTTGAGGTATTTTCTGAACTCTACCCGTAAAATGCACCGTTTGGTAGATAACCTTCTGAACTGGTCCAAGCTTCAGATGGAACATGAACGGTTGGTCTATAAACCTGTGGTGCTTTATGATGTCGCAACATTTGTTTTGGAAATTTATCAAGGGACTGCGAGTGAAAAAGAAATCCAGTTTTATAATGGTTTCGAAAAGGGGAAGAGTATTGTGGCTGATTTTGATGTAGTAGAAACCGTATTACGCAATTTAGTGTCAAATGCACTGAAGTTTACTAGAAAAGGAGGAAGGATTGAACTAGGAGTATGTGAATGTTTTGGAGGTGATTGTATTTATGTGAAAGACACAGGTGTGGGAATGAGTGATGATATTGTGCAAAAGCTCTTTAAACTGGGTGAAAAAGTCAGTTATGATGGCACCAATGGCGAAAATGGAACTGGATTAGGCCTGGCTATTTGTTATGACCTTATTCGGAAACATAAAGGCAAGATTTGGGTGGAAAGTAGAGAGGGAGTTGGTAGTACATTCTTCTTTTCACTGTCGGAAGAAAATACAGAAAACTTTTTTTAG
- a CDS encoding ABC transporter ATP-binding protein, with product MIKVTDLYKTYMQGQVPVHAVNGVNLEFKKGEFTAIVGPSGCGKTTLLNMLGGIDSPSSGKIEVDGISLTELPSSELIAFRRDNIGFVFQDYSLLPVLTAKENVEFVMQLQGRSDKECEARATSLLQEVGLGEKLDSRPSKLSGGQQQRVAVARALAPKPKFVLADEPTANLDSKSTADLLDIMERLNKEEGITFIFSTHDQRVIDKAHRIVKLEDGKVVEDIKAMSVQ from the coding sequence ATGATAAAAGTAACAGACTTATATAAAACCTATATGCAAGGTCAGGTACCTGTACATGCAGTAAATGGAGTAAATCTTGAGTTCAAGAAAGGAGAGTTTACAGCTATTGTAGGACCTTCAGGTTGTGGCAAGACAACATTGCTCAATATGTTGGGCGGAATTGACAGTCCAAGCTCAGGAAAGATCGAAGTGGATGGTATCAGCCTGACAGAATTACCTTCCAGTGAGTTGATTGCTTTCCGAAGAGATAATATTGGATTTGTGTTTCAGGATTATTCCTTGCTACCAGTCTTAACTGCCAAGGAAAATGTAGAGTTCGTGATGCAACTACAGGGCAGAAGTGATAAGGAATGCGAAGCTAGAGCTACCAGTCTGTTGCAGGAAGTTGGATTGGGAGAAAAACTGGATAGTCGACCATCCAAACTTTCTGGCGGACAGCAGCAGCGTGTGGCAGTGGCAAGGGCATTGGCGCCAAAACCGAAATTTGTATTGGCTGATGAACCAACGGCCAATCTGGATTCCAAATCGACAGCGGACTTGCTTGATATTATGGAAAGGCTGAACAAGGAAGAAGGTATCACCTTTATATTTTCTACTCATGACCAAAGAGTGATTGACAAGGCACATAGAATTGTCAAACTGGAAGACGGGAAAGTAGTGGAAGATATCAAGGCTATGTCAGTCCAATAA
- a CDS encoding ABC transporter permease, which produces MFKNTDMLAKLSWRNVWRNKPRSILIMFGIAFGIAAGVFALAMSNGIVQQRLREAIETETSHIQIHTPDFIEEQRLKAFLPNESQVTGVLEKNKVEAFSERTVVSGMLASANGNAGVQINGIVPEDEVKVTIIHQKLLEGDYFKKHKKNSVLISAETARKMKLKLRSKVVLTMQDINGELVGGAFRVVGIFKTNNTAYDKGNVFVLRNDLQRLVVLPEIHEVAIKVSDVEQVPMLVSQLKAELPSLKVQSWKEVQPELAYFSESTVLTNMIVLGIIMVALAFGILNTMLMAIFERVQEIGVLMAVGMARWRIFLMIVLETVYLGIVGGVVGSVVSYLLVTFYNHKGIDLSQFSQGFNAIGFGSMVYPEVGNDLYIVIGFLVVITALLASIYPARKALSLKPNEAIRGHA; this is translated from the coding sequence ATGTTTAAGAATACAGATATGCTGGCAAAACTCTCATGGCGGAATGTATGGCGTAATAAGCCAAGAAGCATTCTGATCATGTTTGGTATTGCCTTTGGAATAGCGGCAGGTGTTTTTGCGCTTGCCATGTCCAACGGAATTGTTCAGCAGCGGCTTCGGGAAGCCATTGAAACAGAAACTTCCCACATTCAGATTCATACGCCTGATTTTATAGAAGAACAACGTCTGAAGGCTTTTCTGCCTAATGAAAGTCAGGTGACAGGTGTATTGGAGAAAAACAAGGTGGAAGCATTCTCAGAGCGTACTGTCGTGTCAGGGATGTTGGCATCTGCCAATGGGAATGCCGGTGTGCAGATCAATGGTATAGTACCAGAGGATGAAGTAAAGGTGACCATTATCCACCAAAAGTTATTGGAAGGAGATTATTTCAAAAAACACAAAAAGAATTCTGTATTGATCAGTGCCGAAACAGCCCGAAAAATGAAGTTGAAGCTTCGCTCAAAGGTGGTGCTGACTATGCAGGATATCAATGGGGAATTGGTGGGAGGTGCTTTCAGGGTTGTTGGCATATTCAAGACGAATAATACGGCTTATGATAAGGGAAATGTATTTGTGCTGAGAAATGACCTTCAAAGATTGGTTGTATTGCCTGAAATTCATGAAGTAGCTATCAAGGTCAGCGATGTGGAGCAGGTGCCTATGCTTGTCTCACAACTGAAAGCGGAATTGCCAAGCCTGAAAGTACAGAGCTGGAAAGAAGTGCAACCCGAGCTGGCTTACTTCAGTGAATCAACGGTCCTCACCAACATGATTGTATTGGGAATCATTATGGTGGCTTTGGCATTCGGTATTCTAAATACCATGCTGATGGCGATTTTTGAGCGGGTGCAGGAGATTGGAGTATTGATGGCAGTGGGCATGGCGCGTTGGCGTATCTTCCTGATGATTGTCTTGGAGACTGTCTACTTGGGGATAGTAGGTGGTGTGGTTGGTAGTGTAGTCAGTTACTTGTTGGTCACTTTCTATAACCATAAGGGAATAGACCTTTCTCAGTTTTCACAAGGTTTCAACGCGATCGGTTTTGGCAGTATGGTGTATCCTGAAGTAGGAAATGATCTTTATATCGTCATAGGTTTCCTTGTTGTGATTACAGCATTGCTGGCATCAATTTACCCTGCACGAAAGGCATTGTCTTTAAAACCCAATGAAGCTATTCGAGGGCACGCCTAG
- a CDS encoding ABC transporter permease, which produces MNKHIIILAWRNIWRSKRRTIITAMSIFFAVLMAVLMRSMQLGSYDLMIDNAVHFYSGYMQVHDSGYWENKSINRLLEDTPALRNKIQSAEGVESLFPRLETYALTASIDKTRGAMVMGIAADAENAFSNLKEKVSKGQYLTDSSKGVMISKGLSDYLELGLQDTIVLIGQGYHGVNAAAKYPISGIISHPNPQMDKGLIYMPISLAQQFVGAPNMATSYVLNIHDRGEISKIRQELSASLGGEFEVMSWDDMQPELVQMIESDSSGGIIMLFILYTVIAFGIFGTIMMMTLERKREFGVLVAVGMYKTSLGILVALESLLIGFLGLVAGFLFSLPLLWYLHNHPIPLSGDTAEAMLKMGVEPILPFSMDNGIFLMQAIIVIAIMLLCLAYPLFKITLIKPADAVRL; this is translated from the coding sequence ATGAACAAACATATTATCATACTGGCTTGGAGAAATATATGGCGCAGCAAGCGCAGAACCATTATTACAGCCATGTCCATATTTTTTGCAGTGCTGATGGCGGTACTGATGCGTTCCATGCAGTTGGGAAGTTATGATTTGATGATTGACAATGCTGTACACTTCTATTCTGGCTATATGCAGGTACATGATAGTGGCTATTGGGAGAATAAGTCGATCAACAGGTTACTGGAAGATACACCAGCGCTTAGGAACAAGATACAGTCAGCTGAAGGTGTAGAAAGCCTTTTTCCAAGATTGGAAACCTATGCACTTACGGCATCTATCGACAAGACTAGAGGAGCGATGGTAATGGGAATAGCGGCAGATGCAGAAAATGCTTTCAGTAACTTAAAGGAAAAGGTCAGCAAAGGTCAGTACCTGACGGATTCATCTAAGGGAGTCATGATTTCAAAAGGGCTTTCAGACTACTTGGAACTGGGACTTCAGGATACCATTGTACTGATCGGACAAGGATATCACGGAGTGAATGCGGCTGCCAAATATCCTATCTCAGGCATTATATCGCATCCTAATCCCCAAATGGACAAAGGGTTGATTTATATGCCTATCAGTTTAGCACAGCAGTTTGTAGGTGCGCCGAATATGGCAACTTCTTATGTATTGAATATTCATGACAGGGGAGAGATCAGTAAGATCAGGCAAGAACTGTCCGCATCATTGGGAGGTGAGTTTGAGGTAATGTCTTGGGATGATATGCAGCCAGAACTGGTACAGATGATTGAGTCTGATAGCAGCGGAGGTATCATTATGCTTTTTATTCTTTATACCGTTATCGCATTTGGCATTTTCGGAACCATCATGATGATGACACTGGAACGTAAACGGGAATTTGGTGTATTGGTGGCTGTCGGTATGTACAAAACCTCTTTGGGCATCTTGGTAGCATTGGAATCGTTGTTAATTGGTTTCTTGGGATTGGTTGCTGGGTTTCTCTTCAGTTTGCCACTCCTATGGTACTTGCATAACCACCCAATACCACTTTCAGGAGATACGGCAGAAGCCATGCTTAAAATGGGGGTAGAACCGATCTTACCCTTCTCTATGGATAATGGGATCTTTCTAATGCAGGCAATTATCGTGATAGCAATTATGCTGCTATGTCTGGCTTACCCACTTTTCAAGATAACCCTTATTAAACCCGCAGATGCCGTTAGGCTATAA
- a CDS encoding outer membrane lipoprotein-sorting protein, translating into MKKQSLIICFLLCLSISLHAQDAKEIIRKSNDLLNGKTSKVTMTMNIVRPEWKRSMTMKSWSKGTEYFLVLVTAPAKDRGTSSLKRGNELWNWMPSIERTIKVSPSMMSQSWMGSDFTNDDLLNASSIVDDYTHDIVAEEKVNGYDCWKIQLTPKEDAAVVWSKVFMWISKEGYWQLKSENYDEDDYLVNTMNAYDIKQLGDRKIPSRMEMIPADEEGNKTVLIYQEAEFDTPIPDSFFSMQNMKRVR; encoded by the coding sequence ATGAAAAAACAAAGCTTAATCATTTGCTTCCTTTTGTGTTTGAGTATTTCGTTACATGCTCAGGATGCCAAGGAAATTATCAGAAAATCCAATGACCTTCTGAATGGCAAGACCAGCAAAGTAACCATGACCATGAACATTGTCCGCCCTGAATGGAAACGCTCCATGACCATGAAAAGCTGGTCAAAGGGAACAGAGTACTTCTTGGTATTGGTTACGGCTCCTGCCAAAGATCGGGGGACAAGTTCATTAAAACGTGGTAATGAGCTTTGGAATTGGATGCCTTCCATTGAGCGGACCATCAAGGTTTCTCCTTCTATGATGTCACAGTCTTGGATGGGGTCTGACTTTACCAATGATGACCTATTGAATGCTTCCTCTATTGTGGATGACTATACGCATGATATTGTGGCTGAAGAAAAAGTGAACGGCTATGACTGCTGGAAAATTCAACTGACACCAAAGGAGGATGCAGCCGTGGTTTGGAGTAAGGTATTTATGTGGATCAGCAAGGAGGGCTACTGGCAGCTGAAATCCGAAAATTATGATGAGGATGATTATCTGGTCAATACCATGAATGCATATGATATCAAGCAGTTGGGTGATCGAAAAATTCCTTCAAGGATGGAGATGATTCCTGCTGATGAGGAAGGCAACAAGACAGTGCTGATTTATCAGGAGGCAGAGTTTGATACCCCAATTCCAGACAGCTTTTTCTCTATGCAAAACATGAAGCGTGTACGCTAA
- a CDS encoding TetR/AcrR family transcriptional regulator, producing the protein MPKTKEQFAEMREQTKKRLMEVGLELFAEQGFYSTSISKIAKEAGMAKGAMYHYFESKDELLKSIIEMGMAEMGEMMAVLEMPMPAKEKLEKVIRMTVKMVEEQPRLWKLLSSLMLQTHQSPLVTALVKPMEQKGTELFVIMLSELGIENPKEEAYVLAGAIDGILFHYIMAWERGNPYPMESVLNQLISRY; encoded by the coding sequence ATGCCGAAAACAAAAGAGCAGTTTGCAGAGATGAGAGAACAGACTAAAAAACGTCTGATGGAAGTAGGGTTGGAGCTGTTTGCTGAACAGGGTTTTTACAGTACGTCAATCAGTAAAATAGCCAAAGAGGCTGGAATGGCGAAAGGTGCCATGTATCACTACTTTGAGAGCAAGGATGAGCTTTTGAAGAGTATCATTGAAATGGGAATGGCTGAAATGGGAGAAATGATGGCAGTCTTGGAAATGCCAATGCCAGCCAAGGAAAAACTGGAGAAGGTGATCAGGATGACAGTAAAGATGGTGGAAGAGCAGCCAAGACTATGGAAGCTGTTGTCTTCACTGATGTTACAAACCCATCAGTCGCCATTGGTGACAGCATTGGTGAAGCCTATGGAGCAAAAGGGAACAGAACTCTTTGTTATTATGCTTTCCGAATTGGGAATAGAAAATCCGAAGGAAGAGGCTTATGTGTTGGCTGGGGCTATTGACGGTATCCTGTTTCACTACATTATGGCTTGGGAAAGGGGAAATCCTTATCCGATGGAATCGGTCCTGAACCAATTGATTTCAAGATATTGA
- a CDS encoding SdpI family protein, whose product MKSELKNELLLIMIAIFPLLYLLGVWELIPDKVPLHWNLSGEADRYGDRMELFYLVIGLPTFIYVLMMVVRKIDPRKKNYEIFKLTYEKIRLLMGLTMSVICCVIIYAAIGEKSPAGILSKVLFVMIALMGNYMGTIRPNFFIGIRTPWTLASDTVWKKTHRLAGKLWFWAGVLGLGISFLLPPNYAMQFCIVVLLVVAFIPVGYSYYIFREEKA is encoded by the coding sequence ATGAAATCTGAATTAAAGAATGAGCTGCTATTGATAATGATAGCCATCTTCCCACTTTTGTATTTGTTGGGTGTATGGGAGTTAATTCCAGATAAAGTGCCTTTACATTGGAACCTTAGTGGAGAGGCTGATCGGTATGGTGACAGAATGGAACTTTTCTATTTGGTGATAGGACTACCAACATTTATTTATGTGTTGATGATGGTTGTCAGGAAGATTGACCCAAGGAAAAAGAACTATGAGATATTCAAGCTGACTTATGAGAAAATCCGCCTTCTGATGGGGTTGACTATGTCGGTAATTTGCTGTGTGATTATTTACGCTGCAATAGGAGAGAAAAGTCCTGCTGGAATTTTAAGTAAGGTCTTGTTTGTGATGATAGCACTTATGGGAAATTATATGGGCACTATTCGTCCTAACTTTTTTATTGGCATCAGAACGCCTTGGACGTTGGCAAGTGATACTGTTTGGAAGAAAACACACAGACTGGCTGGTAAATTATGGTTTTGGGCAGGGGTTTTAGGTTTAGGCATTAGCTTTTTATTGCCTCCAAATTATGCCATGCAGTTTTGTATAGTCGTCTTACTGGTGGTGGCTTTTATACCTGTGGGGTATTCCTATTATATTTTCAGAGAAGAAAAAGCTTAA
- a CDS encoding autorepressor SdpR family transcription factor — MKDLFRALNDETRREILELLKEQDMTAGEIANHFHISKPSISHHLSLLKQAGLVVNYRNGQFIHYSLNMTVLDELMSWLLGFKK; from the coding sequence ATGAAAGATTTATTCAGGGCTTTAAATGATGAAACAAGAAGGGAAATTTTGGAACTGCTGAAGGAGCAAGATATGACGGCAGGAGAAATTGCTAATCACTTCCATATCAGCAAACCAAGTATCTCTCACCACCTTTCCCTGTTGAAGCAGGCTGGCTTGGTGGTTAACTACAGGAATGGTCAGTTTATCCATTACTCACTGAATATGACAGTGCTGGATGAGTTGATGAGCTGGTTGTTAGGCTTTAAAAAATAA
- the idi gene encoding isopentenyl-diphosphate Delta-isomerase — translation MGEINVILVNDQDEVIGYKEKLKAHKDGDLHRAFSVMVFNSQKQLLLQKRAKDKYHSGGLWTNTCCSHPSPDEENMVVSAQQRLQEEMGFSCDLELLYHFIYRTEFNNGLVEYELDHVLWGTYDKEPKPNPSEAETYEWVTWDKLIARIADQPETFTSWFKIIVGKIEEDTVLKRRIFG, via the coding sequence ATGGGGGAAATCAATGTCATACTGGTCAACGATCAGGACGAAGTGATTGGCTACAAAGAAAAACTGAAAGCACACAAGGATGGAGATCTTCACAGGGCATTTTCTGTGATGGTTTTCAACAGCCAAAAACAATTGCTGCTACAAAAAAGAGCCAAAGACAAATATCATTCAGGTGGTTTATGGACCAATACCTGTTGCAGTCATCCGTCACCTGATGAGGAAAATATGGTAGTATCAGCTCAGCAAAGACTTCAGGAAGAAATGGGGTTTTCCTGTGACTTGGAGCTACTTTATCATTTTATTTACAGAACCGAGTTCAACAACGGATTGGTTGAGTATGAATTGGATCATGTTCTTTGGGGAACTTATGACAAGGAGCCAAAGCCTAATCCATCTGAAGCCGAAACCTATGAGTGGGTTACGTGGGATAAGCTTATAGCAAGAATAGCAGACCAACCTGAGACTTTTACCAGTTGGTTCAAGATTATTGTTGGCAAGATAGAAGAAGACACTGTCCTTAAAAGACGGATTTTTGGATAA
- the sufD gene encoding Fe-S cluster assembly protein SufD gives MNKVYADAALKSDALKHFEITSAEGQSPLQAARKAAAEVLASVDFPSTKDEEWKYTNVKKLVSKAFNFDLQGTVTEAQLAEAQIEGLEANKLVFVNGQYNEALSNIVEQDKVVVSTLSAAAENNAQLVATHFGKYAVQEEQPFTALNTALAADGVFVHVPRSKVLELPVFILNVVDTTAGDVIAQPRNLIVVEENAQATLIENSITIGENTGFVNAVTEIVVETRAVVDHYKIQTEGENAFHVSTSHTKQADNSNYSNTTITTGGKMIRNNLNIDLGEHCEAYMNGLYFLDGKSHADNHTTVDHQKPNSYSNELYKGLLDGNSTGVFNGKIYVREGAQKTNAFQSNKNILLSEHANVDTKPQLEIWADDVSCSHGCTVGALDEDPLFYLRARGISEEKARALLMFAFAGDVLEKIKVPALKSYIEKIIAARLNYELI, from the coding sequence ATGAATAAAGTATATGCCGATGCAGCACTGAAAAGTGATGCACTTAAGCATTTTGAAATAACATCAGCGGAAGGGCAGTCACCTTTGCAAGCAGCTAGAAAGGCAGCTGCAGAAGTGTTGGCTTCTGTTGATTTCCCTTCTACTAAAGACGAGGAGTGGAAATATACCAACGTAAAGAAACTGGTATCAAAGGCGTTCAATTTTGACCTGCAAGGCACTGTCACAGAAGCACAGCTTGCTGAAGCACAGATTGAAGGTCTTGAAGCGAACAAGCTTGTATTTGTAAATGGTCAATACAACGAGGCGCTGTCAAATATTGTTGAGCAGGATAAGGTTGTAGTTAGCACATTGAGTGCAGCTGCTGAAAACAATGCTCAGCTGGTAGCAACTCACTTTGGCAAGTACGCAGTTCAGGAAGAGCAGCCTTTCACAGCGCTGAACACAGCTTTGGCTGCTGATGGGGTTTTTGTTCACGTACCAAGAAGTAAGGTGCTGGAGTTGCCTGTATTTATCCTGAATGTGGTAGATACAACAGCTGGCGATGTAATTGCACAACCTCGTAACCTGATTGTGGTGGAGGAAAATGCACAAGCTACGTTGATTGAAAACAGCATTACAATTGGTGAAAATACTGGCTTTGTAAATGCAGTAACTGAGATCGTAGTGGAGACACGTGCCGTTGTCGATCATTACAAGATTCAGACTGAAGGAGAAAATGCATTCCATGTATCGACTTCTCATACAAAGCAGGCTGACAATAGCAATTACAGCAATACGACAATCACTACAGGAGGTAAGATGATTCGCAATAACCTGAATATCGATTTGGGTGAGCACTGTGAAGCTTACATGAATGGTCTTTACTTCTTGGATGGTAAGTCACATGCAGATAATCATACTACTGTTGACCACCAAAAGCCTAACTCATACTCAAACGAGCTTTACAAGGGCTTGTTGGATGGGAATTCTACTGGTGTATTCAACGGTAAGATCTACGTGAGAGAAGGAGCGCAGAAAACAAATGCCTTCCAATCAAACAAAAACATTCTGCTTTCAGAGCATGCCAATGTGGACACTAAACCACAGCTGGAAATTTGGGCAGATGATGTGAGTTGTTCTCATGGCTGTACAGTTGGTGCTTTGGATGAAGATCCTTTGTTCTACCTGAGAGCTAGAGGTATATCAGAAGAGAAAGCGAGAGCTTTGCTGATGTTTGCCTTCGCTGGTGATGTACTTGAGAAAATCAAGGTGCCGGCACTGAAGAGCTACATTGAGAAGATTATTGCAGCACGTTTGAATTACGAGCTGATCTAA
- the sufC gene encoding Fe-S cluster assembly ATPase SufC gives MLKINNLQASIEDKEILRGINLEVKPGEVHAIMGPNGSGKSTLASVLAGREEYEVTGGDVDFLGEDLLDMAPEERAQNGLFLAFQYPVEIPGVSNTNFLRTAVNEVRKARGEEPYDAVTFLKEMKEKMKIVNIDPSLMNRSLNEGFSGGEKKRNEIFHMAMLQPKLAILDETDSGLDIDALKVVANGVNSLRDKERSFVVVTHYQRLLDYIVPDFVHVLYKGRIVKSGTKELALELEEKGYDWIIKEVEEQESK, from the coding sequence ATGCTTAAGATAAATAACTTACAGGCGTCTATCGAGGACAAGGAGATTTTGAGAGGTATTAACCTTGAAGTAAAACCAGGAGAAGTACACGCAATCATGGGCCCTAACGGTTCAGGTAAAAGTACTCTGGCTTCTGTGCTAGCTGGCAGAGAGGAATACGAAGTAACTGGGGGCGATGTTGATTTCCTTGGTGAGGACCTTTTGGATATGGCACCTGAGGAAAGAGCACAGAATGGCTTGTTCCTGGCATTCCAGTACCCAGTGGAAATCCCAGGTGTGAGCAACACAAACTTCCTGAGAACTGCTGTTAATGAAGTAAGAAAAGCTAGAGGTGAAGAGCCTTACGATGCGGTAACTTTCCTGAAGGAAATGAAAGAGAAGATGAAGATTGTAAACATCGACCCTTCTCTGATGAACCGTTCATTGAACGAAGGTTTCTCTGGTGGTGAGAAGAAGAGAAATGAGATCTTCCACATGGCAATGCTTCAGCCTAAGCTGGCGATCCTTGATGAGACTGACTCAGGTCTTGACATTGATGCCCTTAAAGTGGTTGCGAACGGTGTAAACTCACTGAGAGACAAAGAAAGATCGTTTGTGGTAGTGACACACTATCAGCGTCTGCTTGACTATATCGTTCCTGATTTTGTTCACGTACTTTACAAAGGTCGTATCGTGAAGTCTGGTACGAAAGAATTGGCTCTTGAACTGGAAGAAAAAGGCTACGACTGGATTATCAAGGAAGTAGAAGAGCAAGAGTCTAAGTAA